CACAATGATCACAGATCATGCGTAAGCCCTCAAACTCTACGCGAATCCACTGGTTTCTGAACCATATCCGTGTTGCGACAGGTTGGCTCAGATCAACCTCCACACACACCCGCGCATACCGGCCACGATGCATCGCCTTCGTGTTCACGTCAATCCTGATCGGTTTCCCCACCGAAGAAGCAAGAGCAAATAAGAAGCTCTCATCATAATATGCAAGGTTCAGCCCTAGGAATCGTGACCAGACCATAGTTTTCAAAGCCAGCGTCTCAGACGTGATAAAATCTGGGCTCCAAAGCGACACCGCCAAGCACCGATCAAATATCATCCATGGGCCACCGTTAAGAACCGTATCCTTATCATCTAGAAGATCAAACTTGACCATGTACACCCCATGATCAACGTCAATTATCTCAAAACCACCCTTTGGCTTCCATAGGGCTTTCAGCTTCTGTTTCATGAAATTATATCCCAGGTTTTTGCCAAGTACTTTGACCACCAGCGAATCCTTCCAAGCAGTGCTCAGGTTATCAATCACTGAATCAACTACAAACACCCTTGGAAGATGTTTCTTTCCCTCTTCAAACTCTACCCGAACCAGCTTGTTGGCAATGAGATCAACCCTCTCCCTTGCTAAGCCAGCCTCCTTCTCCACACGTCCAAGCACCATTTCTCTGAACGTTGGCCTGCGAGCATGTGCATCACCGCCCTCCTCCGGGGGCTTCTCCGGCGCCGCCATAACggaaatctctctctctctctctctctctctctgaggAAGAAACAAATATAGTGTAAATATAAGAAAAAGCGCATAAATAAAACGCACAGAACTGTTggaagctctctctctctctctctctctctctctctctctacaaatATAGTGTAAATATAAGAAAAAGCGCATAAATAAAACGCACAGAACTGTTGGAAGCTAAGCAGAGAAGAAATAAGAGAATGGCCAGAGACAGCCTCCTCACTCGTGTGGCAACCGGAGCCGCCGTTGGCGGTGCTATCGGAGGCGCCGTCGGTGAGATTTTACTCTCCTTCTTCCCTCTTTGATCTCGTAGCTAAACAGTGTTAGCTTAGTTGTTGCATCCTTTTCAATAAGCCAAACATGGTTCAACTTTCTTCTGTTCTTAGGTTTACACTGTTAAAATTTGGAATTTTTTGTTGCATGCAGGTGCTGTTTATGGGACTTATGATGCAATGCGGTTAAAGGTTGGTAATTAAActtgttcttcttttttttcttcaaatttgtTGATTGTTTAAATAACTGAATTGGAAAAGGCTATGCCAAATTCTTGTAATTTGATTGGGGGTATAGAAAGTTATGGTGATAATGGTGTAGTATTATTGTTTGCCTTATTCGAATTTGAAATTCTCAGTGAATGGCGTTTGTTTAATTAGTTAAGACTAAAAATAATGTAATTATGTTTTGTATAAGGGTAGATTGCACAAGGTTATGTCTTCAGTTGTCATTATCATCATTGAGTAATCATATTGTAGTGGGTTTAGATTTCAGAAGCTAAATCACTAGGAAATCAAATTTATATCATATTGCAATTGTTGCAAGGTAAAGCAGAATATGGATTCTCATTATCGGTAATAACTCTTAGTACTTCAAGAAGTGGGTATTAATGCaacttgaaattttttaaataaaatcaagTCCCAGTGCACAAGCACCAGCCGTTGCGTGAGTACATTACTGCATTAGTATACAATGTATGTATAATCTAATAGCCAGGGGTTGAAGTTTTTCACTACAACTAGGGCCTAATATCACTGTCCCATAAATGGATAGTAATGTTTGATTTGTTCGTAAGGATTTGGGGAGAGGCATTGGGAAACAAAATTATtgggagaaaaagaaaataagtgaGTGGATCCGTGTTGGCTCCAGCCATTAGGGGATGAGAACAGCTCACTTATCAGGGGCATTTAAAATAATGGGTTgtatgggggggggggggaccaGATGGGTGGATTGCGGGCTTTATATTAGCAGCTCTAGATGCAGCATCCCTCTATACCTTGCACTTTGTGAAGGAGGAAAACCCAGGATGTGGAGAGTTTATGGAAGAAGGGGAAATGAGATGGATGAAATGGCGAGTTAGTTATAACTAACCTTGGTGATAAGTAGAGGGTGTTTTTTGAGTGTAGTAACAGGTGGCACAGGGTTATTATGATTCTGTTACGATATGGAAATATACAGTACATGTGAATAGGATAGGTGAGGTATTCATCTTTCCATTTTGTTCAGTTCGAGAGGTGACGGGTGAGTGGCAAGAGCAAAATTCCGGTACTCCTGTAGTATGGAAAACTCGGTGCTCCTTCTCTCACATTCATACACATTCAGTTTtcttctattttaaatttaaaaatcttGAATAAAGGCAAAAACTAACCATTAATGGGACATGTGTCATTTTTTAGTAAGAGGAGCACATACTCGCAAGAGTATTGTAGATTTTTCCAGTTGGCAAGGGTCTGTCTTCTTCTGAGGAGCCATGGGCTCTGGACAGTCATAGTCTCATAGATCTTATGATTCTTCATCCTAATTCTATAGCTGATTTTCTGTCTGTTTTGTGTTTTACTAATCTGCTATCCTAACAGAATGTgaagaattttgaatttaagatgaaatagaaaagtgCAATTTTCAACTGTAGTAGAGGTTTAAATCATGATACATAATTTGGGAGAGTATCAACTTGTGGGTGGAAAACTTGACATTAATAATCTTCCAGAAACCACTAACGAAGACCATGCTGCTCAAATAATTATGTTTTTCCTAACAAGTTTAATCTTCAGCATGGGTAGaaatttttctattttcaatttcatcattcatctgagttttttatttttgtatatttGTGCTGGCTTTGAGGTATAAGATACCAGTATTATCTAATATAGTTTGCCACATAGCATATCCTATTTTTTAGAATATTCCCAATGTTTCCATCTTCATACATACATTTTATTTACCACAAAGACCATAATGTTCATGTCTCTTAGTCGTGAATATTGGGTTTCatagaatatatatttttctaattTACTTAAATTGCAAAATATGTTCATAAACACGTTATTGTTTATCATCTTTGTTTACAATCTGGAAGAAAAGATATGGATAACACACTCATTGTTACCAAGTTAGTTATGTATGGTTTCTTCATTTATTTGTGGACATACTGTTATTCAAAATTTTGTTATGAGTTATGACTTCATTCTTTTAGTTTACTGTGGGAATATGAAGGATGCTATTGCTATGACTGTGTTCACTTGTTGTGGGTTTATGCGCTCAGTTATTTATCTTGTTATCTAGACAGTGCAGTGGCTTTTCTTTAGTATTCAGGTTCTTCAGGTGATATTCTGCTGAATATTGTAGCTTCCTTTTTTACACTACTCTAAGCTTTGATGTTGAAACCTTGCAGGTTCCCGGATTTCTCAAGATAAGGCACATTGGGCAGACCACTCTGGGAAGTGCAGCTGTATTTAGCTTGTTCCTTGCTGCAGGAACCTTGATACGTTCTCACTAGTCTGTATCACATTAGATTATGCAGTTATGGTAGACAGCAAAGAATTGCCCTGTCTCTGACATCACAGGATGTAACTTATCATTTGCAGAATTTAATCTCATTTTTTCTTACCTTCTCGTGTGTGTGTTGGATTTGTTTGTCCTGTGATAATAATTTCCTTCTCCACTTGAGAACTTTTCTGTGATAAAAAGAAAGTGGTTTTAATCATGTCTTCTTTTCTCACAAAAGTTTTAATCATGTAAAAAACGCGTGCTATTTTTTTGGTGACAATGAGGGGCAAGCCCCAAAACTAAACTAAGACAAGCCTAGGGACGGAAACTCCCGAGCTATCTCCCAACAAGAGGAGTGAACATCCTGGCGGGGAAGGGGGGCATTGAGAATTTGAATTTCAGGGTCAAAGGTGTGTCCATAATTCGCAATGAAGTCTACAATGCTATTGACTTCTCTTCTAGTATGAGAGAATTCCAGGGCCCAAGGTCTCGCTTTCCAGGCTGTGGCGTTAAGGACGAAGGACGCATAAGGGTGATTATCCTGGCAGCCTTCCAAGATGAGCTTGATTGCAGTTGATGAGTAACTTTCGATGATTACTCTAGGTAAATTGAGATCCCAAGCGAACTGGAGAGCCGAGAGGATGCCCTAGAACTCTGCAGTGAGGACATTTGAGGAGCTCAGATTGCGATAGAACCCTGTAATCCAACAGCCTGTGCTGTCACTGCAAACTCCTCTGCAGGCTGCTAAGTTATTTGGTCCTTTGACATAGTCATCAACATTTATCTTTTGCCAGCCAAGGGGGGGGGGACCAACCAATCAACATAGGAGCATACAAAGGCGGGATTGGGAGACCCATCCCTCGGGTTGGGGCCCAATCCCCATCCCTCGGGTTGGGGCACTGGAGCAAGCGGGGTCCGAGAGGTGATTTGCCATAAAGGTAACACCCTGAGGGTGGAAAGGTTGGCTATGGAAAACCAAGTTATTCCGGTGCTTCCATATACTCGGGAGAAGGTAGCCAAATAGCCTTGGCCAGGGGTTGCCACTAGAAGTAACATAGATATGGTTGATGTTGCTCCAGACCAAGGGGTTGAAATCTGAATTGAAGAAGGTGGAGTGCTGTGATTTTAATTGTAGCCAGATTGGCTTAACTTTGCTACAGTTCCTGAAGAGGTGAAAAACGCGTGCTATTGATGTACCACATGTTCATTCATTACGTTATGGAATGAGCTTCGTCAGGACATTCAATATTTCAACTGTAGGCAAATTTGGATGACTTTACTACCTTCTTTTCCTGTAATGAAATGAAGGTCGTACAAGTGAtagagaggagaagagagaaaCAAGAGTTAGACAAGGAACTAGTTTTAATCTTGCGTCAAGCACAAATAAAATAAGAGTATTTTGTCTGCATATATCAGATCTTTTCATATTTCCTCTCTCGTTTTTTTAATACGCATATCacctatttaagttttttttaattctagttacattctaattttttttttctaatttgttatgctttgaatcaatataccaaTTTATTTTAACCTTCCAAAATTTTTGAGTTATTTTCTAAATCAatcctttaaaactatttgatatcaacTTTTTATGgtatatttgatatcattttgaacgtcagatattacttttatttttttgttttattattaaaaaataaccataatcattaaaaaaaactttttcagCAAACATCTTAAGagtaaaaaaatcacaattgacttttttaaattattctaatgtcattaaaaaccattaaaagtcaaattaatacaatagttatttttgaaaaagtcacaattgacttttgttaattattctaatgtcattaataactattaaatgtaatattaatacattaattattttcaaaaatatggaattatataatattttaaattaataaaaaaatcaaaaaatacaaatatgacatcatctgcCTACTAATTAGGAGGCGTTTGGTACAAGGTTGAGAAATACATCCCCGGGAATAATATTCTTGGGATACTGATTGTTAGGATTTTGGATTCGCgggaatatttttaaattttatttaatttaaaaatttaagatTCAAAAAATATGATGTAATTTATGAGTAGTGTGAAGTTACATTCACTTTCCCATAGGAATGCAAGATTCCTAACTTATTTCATGAGAATCAAATGATGAGAGTTATGGAAGTTATTCAATTCATGTAAATGTTTTATACCCGGACATTCAATTTCCAACCTTATAACAAACACGGGAATATGATTCCGTACCTTCACATTCCAGGGAATGTATTTCTCAACCTTGTACCAAACACCCTCTTATAGTATGAGAGATAAAACTTATGCAGAAAGAGATAGAATGAGGACGTGACACTTATCGGAGTTGCCACGTTTTAGTTTCGAAAAtagtatataatataatataaggATATGATAGAATATGATAAGATATGATGTAGGTATGTTGTTTGGTGCAATCATCCTTTTATATATAGCATTAGGTCAAGGCAAGCCCATAGATTATCTACCATAGCCCAAACACCTAGGTCGTGATCAAACTATTCGCaacagttttttaatttttgttacaTTAAAGGAGTTTACAATTATCATGACTTACAACTTCAATTTTCACTTAGATGCTAATCCACTTTTATCATGTGTTATTTATGAACATATCAAGATTCAAGCATGTTGATAAATTGCCATGGCAAAAAGGCTCCAAATTGTCCCCGTAGGATAACTCGAATGGTAGGAGTTGAGAGACATATAAGTTGGGTAGGGAGAGGTTTAAGAATCAATTCCTGATGGGTAAAATTTATCtttttcaatgtaaaaaaaaaggcCCCAAATTGTATGGGGAAAAATAAACTGCAAGGGCCCATAGATTTTTATGGCCCAAGTCCATGTTTTATGCTCTAATCCCCCCAAAATCCCCAAATTCAGAATTGGAACCCTAATTCCAACCACTCTCACTCAATATCTCTCACCTTCACTCCTCCCATAGCTGCTGCCCAACCCACCTCCGACCACCGCTGCGTCCATTCCCGACCACCAGCAGCTGGGCGACCACTCTGGTCTCCGTCCACCGCGTTTCTGCTCCGATCATGCTCACAGGTGCCGTTTTCTctgttttctttctcatttttagTGCTGCTGTGTTTTGCAATGGCAAGTGGAAGTAGTCAATGAGAGTATGAGACTGAATTTCTATCTATTGAAGTTTTGTATGAGATTTTGCTATTATATCTATGAAATTGAGCCTATATTTGATGATATAAGTTGTTACTAGTTAGGTATTGTATAATTGCATTGTGCAGGTTTTTTAATGTGTGTATGTATAAGTATAATtgatttatgaatttttttattaaggcgACCGCCATGACATCGAGCATAATTCTGTGGCGGTATTTTGGCTTTCCACCATGACCCGCCTCCGCAATTGATAACAACAAAGGAATGGAATGGTGTTTTAACATACAGAGCTTTATTATTGTTTCTTCTTTGTTTCTCATTAAATATATGAATTTTGCAGGTTCCTGAATGGAAATCAATTAACAGGTCCACTGCTTGAAGAGCTTGGGTATGTTCCAAACCTTGATAGAGTACAAATCGATCAGGGTAATATATCAGGACCTGTACCTACATATTTTGCAAACCTGAACAAGTAAAAGCACTTGTAAGATTcttttaagattaaaatgtaGTTTAAGAATGACCACTcttgttatttttatttgaacTGAACCTTTTTCATTTCATTGATTTAGGACTTTCTTGGGTAAACTTGGTTTGAAAACTGGTTTCAAATTGGATTAAGTCCTATTTTGAACAAGAACCGGTTTTCAAATTGGATTATACCAGTTGACTTTAGAAATTCCTTCATATTGAGATTTTGTAATATTTCTATTCCCACAACATGTTGATTTTATTGTGATTTCCCACTAAGCTTAAGGCTCAACTGTGGTTTATAATAATAGTTGGATAAGAAAGTTTTAGAAAGAGATGCATATACATAATATCTTTGTCTTTGCCTACTGGAGTAATCTGCTTTCACTATTTTTATCTGCATCTTGGGACTAGTGTATTGGGACTAGTTACTAGGGATATGGATTCAGTTAAGTGTTTCTTTCGTATGACTACTAAGCATGGAAAGCTCAACACTAACACCGTGTTTCTTATACAGAATTTGCCATTGTATTGTGGTTGAAGCAGTATATCTAAGAAAAGTAAAGAGAAATATTGTATCCAAATGGCAGCTTCAGCAAGTGAAGACTGGACAGTTGTTTTACCCCGTCGTGTCAGACAAAGAGGAAAAGCTaccaaagttgaaatttttgaaGAAAAACAAGAATCATGGGCTCCAACAGATTCTCAGACAGATCCAATCGGAGAAGCAGCATTAGTGCAGAAAATGGAAAGAAGTATAAGTAGGATTGGGAGCTCTCAGTTCTATCATACTTTCATAGATCAAATCCAAACATCAGCTTTTGATTATTTCCATAGGGTGTTGGGCTCAGAGACAAAGATGCCAATGGTCTTTTATGGCATTGGAAGCATTGAATTGTATGAGCCCCCTCAATTGCAACTTAGCCTTGCAATATTGATGAAAAGAGATTTCAGTTGGATTGGAAACATCGAGGTATTTGATCCTATTATTTCTGTAACCGAGTCTCGGGTTTTGGAAGCTCTTGGTTGTTCTGTCATGTCCATAAACGAACACGGGAGGAGGGAGGCTCTAAGCCCAACAATGTTCTTCATGCCTCACTGTGAAGCAGAGTTGTATAACAACCTACTTCAGGCAAATTGGAAACTGAATAACTTGAAGAACATGGTATTATTTGGCAACAGCTTTGAAGAGTATGAGCAGCATGCGTCAATATGCAAGTACTCTCCTATTATTAACTCAATGGGTCATGTCTTGGCTGCCCGAAGATTCACAAAAGAATTTAGAATCGAAACTATTTCAGATGATTATTATAATGCATTCCATGATTCAAGTTGGCATTTTTTCAGCCCTGTCCTTGAGTCAGATCTGCAATTTATCAATTCTTGATGGATGTTATTTGATAAGCCTACATTTATTTAAGGGATGTAttcccatatcaaaattttgTTGTATTATTGATCAAGAAAATGTTGTAACTGTTACTCTCATGTCtttatcccccccccccccccccaaatattCTGAAGAATTGTTTCTCTGATGAGATTTGTGTCTTGGGTTTAATGTGAAAGTGTGTGAAATGAGTTGGGTTGTCATTTGCTTTAGAGCCCTCTTCAATCTCCGTATTTATCTGGCTGATTTGAAAGAACAAGTATTGTTTTTGTTGAACGGGATGACGCTCATAATTTGCTCAGGTTCTAAATGAAAGAGTGCTAAATGTTTGCTCTTACTAATAAGGTTCAACACAACAAAGCACATAGCTGAATATTGAAACAATTTTGGATATTTGTTAATAAGATTTAAAAGCACTTTGTTAATAAGATTTGCACATAGGGAGCCACCTAGGTCATGCCCTAATGGAGGTAGGAAACCCTTAAGACCTAGCAGCTCTAGTGTATAGATGAACATAAGGATTACAAGAGGTCTTTCTCCCTTTTATAGGGATGAGAGTGTAAACCTGTATACATGGATTTGGGCTCTAATGCTAAAAGGCTCATACAAATATGACCCGCCAACGTCGCCTAAGCCTATATAGAGCGCATAGATCGCCAACGTGACGTAAATGATACATGAACCGCCAACTGATGCGGGTAATACATAAACACATGAACTCTCACTGGCACGGGGACTGCATAAAGGGCGTGGAACCGCTTATAAGATGACCAGGTGACAATGTCTCTCGCCAATCTCACCTCGCCATCGCTCCTCACAGTGTCTTTatggatcaagttgcttcctTGGCGGGTCCCCTATTATGGCGAGGGGGCTCGACCaatccaaaatcaaaattaataatgttagttatttaaaaaaaagagtttaatggatatgcactgtcgGTGTAAAtcagttttacactgacaaccaaTCACAACATCTCACGTAAGAGGAataataaatttgattttaaattttaattaaaataaaaatatattttatgatgtggcggaattcaattggataaCTGTGTAAAATCTGTTTACACTGATGGTGCACATCCCTTTAATTCTTAAAAGAACATATTTACTTTGAAAAtagtaaataaaaacaaaataggaAATAAAAATACACTAATTATTTGACTAGCCAATCAAGGATCAATAGAGTCAACAATATGTCAAGCTATAAAAAGGGGAAAATCAatattaattttacatttgaaattcaaatttcatttattatataatttttttgcaaTCTAATTAATAATAGATTGGTTTTAAAATGGGAATGGTGAGCAAAGAAATATTTACAAATcagataaaaatttattttcttaatttaaaacatcattattagttttattttaattttttcaaaaaacatatttttatatTCTAAATGAAATagatattgaattttttaaatttacagCATCAATTCGGTCTTCATTTCAAGAAGATGTTGGGTCCGGAGAGAAAGTTAGCATGGATATATCTGCATAGAAGCTAGTCTTAGTCTTCTTGAGGATTTGTGTATGGAAATTAAATAGGCTGATCTGTAGGCATATCAGAGGCTTTTGCGGGTGAGTTTTCTTGGAAGAGCATGTTTTGTATAAAGGATGAAGAAGGTCAAGCTCTATAGGGAGTGGTAAAACATGGTGTATTAGATGCATGCATGGTATTTTTTTTCCATGTGTTTTTGTGGGCTATCAACATGTTTTACATTATTGGATGCAGTGCAGGGTGTGTTTTGCGTTTTGGCATAATCTGTCCTAATTGGGTTTTGGTGATTATGGGGATGTGAGGATTTTTGTGCAAGGTTCTTTGGGGACAGGTTATGCCACGTGAcacacttttttcttttttgttacaagaaatgGTAGAACGGAGAGAAAACACCTCCAAACTACCGGGCAGGGCGCCAATGACATGCTGGGGAGGCCAACAGAGGTCCACTCCTAGAAGGAGCGTCGGGGGATCTCCCCGAGGAGGGTTGCCCACCAACTGGGATTTTACTGACCCCAGGGAGATTCGAACCCTCGACCTTTGGGAGGTGAGAGCTAAACCCGGAACCTGAAGCCAGTTGTGCCAACCCATGTTGGCCGTGACACACTCAAAGACGTGAAGTTTCTTTCCGAAACAAGAGTTGCaattacaataattttttaatctCTATTTAATGCATAAAAAATCCAAAACATAATAATTAGAATAAAATATcctccaaaataaaaattatctaTCCAATAATATTTTTAACCGTCATTTAATGCATAAAATAGTCAAAtgcttgattaaaaaaataattaaaaaaacaagaTTAATATCAAACCTAGATTATTAGAACCATTCTTAAACATTTTTTGAACTTACCATTCTTAAACAttgaaatataaaataataattttaaagaaAACATATAAACTTTGGAAATAGTAAATAAAGACGAAATATAATCAATAATATGTCAAGCTATATAAGGGGAAAATTCAATGTTAATATTacatttgaaattcaaattttatttgttatacaatttttttacagtctaattaatattatattggtTTTAAAATGGGTATGATATGCAAATAAtgttgatttttaaaaatttgcaACATGATTATTtgtgttattttgattttttcaaagaatatattattattttttaaatgaaatagatattgaatttttaaaatttacagCATCAGTATCAGTATTTTTTCCtcgaaaaaatatttttattttgtaacgTTAGTAAACGTGAGGGACGAAAATTGCTAATAAATTTTGTTAAGGATCAAAATCACACATTTAATTAAAGTGGGGGACTAAAAGTGCAGTTATTGGTGTTTTTATTCTAATTTGTCTCCTGTTAAAGTGGGGGACTAAATTTAATTAAAGTGGGGGACTAAATTTTGTTAAGGACCAAAATCACACATAGCTTTCATTAGTATATTCATTCAAAATTGGTGTTTTTATTCTAACTTGTCTCCTGTTGCATATCATTCAAAATTGGTGTTTTTATGGCGAACATCTTCCAAAAAAGTTCAAACAACGCAAATCGTGTTCTGCAATGTTCTTATGTATtaacctttttcttcttccttccatttttaatgattttttttcttttcttcttgcaACGATTTGAGCATCGTTTCCTTCGTTCTGCAAGGTAagtgttttcattttcatgcatttttttattAGACATATAGTTCTTCCTCCCACATTTCAACTTTAATCTTAACCAAACGTTTATCGTTCTTCTACTCCATTATACttactttcatcttcttccatacCCACCAAATTTCTTTgtcttcactttttttttcttgaaatagTTCTGGTGTCACTTTGTTCGTTAACCCTTTACAAGGTAAAGACTTCCACCTTCTTCCACTTTCGAATCACTATATTTTTCTTCCCTtccttacttttttatttttaatattttagtgtttcatctttatctctTTCACCTATTTTATGTGTCATCATATGATTCTTCTGATTTAATGTCTTTCATTCTATTcacattttatttctattttattaaaattttagaattctccACAACCAGGATACCTCGCAAGTTCATCACTGGTTTTATCATCTTTTTTTCACTCTAATTTAGCATGTATAATTGTGCTTATTGTTCGTTTCAGGTTTCAATTTCTGCAAACAAATCttgtgtgtgtttttttagTCAATTTTAATTAGTGCAATATTCTTtatatttgattttaaaaatattttttcatctcCATGCTATTTAATGAAATCTTATTTCACTTCACTTCTAAGAAGCAATGGATAGGAAGATTCAACAACTCACAAAGCTACTTCAGCATCGAGATTAATACGATCaataacatcaaagacatttACTTTCTCTTCGAAATTATGTACCTTATAATTTGGATGGCTTATTCAActactaaaatatattttttattttaaaatttaaaaaatatgataaataataaattccTAATAAAcacttcaaattttaaatttgatagGACCAtgttttttaaatgctaaaaaatattaaatctgATTTAAAAAGTCAAtattatgaaaaataaaaacacacatatatatatatttgaaagatataaaaaattattacccTTATTTTGTTCGAACCCaataaattcaaatttgaagaataaaaataatcaaaaaaaattaaatgatgtTATAAATTCACCAAAAATTTAAGTAATTCAGGAAACATAATAAGCAAACAAAGCTGGTCTTTTTTATGGTATACACATCTTAAATCCTTAACAACTGTTATTGACCTGTTCTCACTTCAAGGTTATTGGTCACAAGGTTGGGGCCGTTTTTTAAAAACCATTCCTCCGTAACTATACTGCTCCACAACCAGCACAAATGAACGTGAACTGAAATTCTTTGACGCAATAATATCCCCTATAACTCCAAGTTATGAGCAATTACACCACTCCAATAAATTCAAGAACACATGATATTTGCTACAATTCCCTTGTCCAACTAT
This portion of the Lotus japonicus ecotype B-129 chromosome 3, LjGifu_v1.2 genome encodes:
- the LOC130749161 gene encoding protein SENSITIVITY TO RED LIGHT REDUCED 1; this encodes MAASASEDWTVVLPRRVRQRGKATKVEIFEEKQESWAPTDSQTDPIGEAALVQKMERSISRIGSSQFYHTFIDQIQTSAFDYFHRVLGSETKMPMVFYGIGSIELYEPPQLQLSLAILMKRDFSWIGNIEVFDPIISVTESRVLEALGCSVMSINEHGRREALSPTMFFMPHCEAELYNNLLQANWKLNNLKNMVLFGNSFEEYEQHASICKYSPIINSMGHVLAARRFTKEFRIETISDDYYNAFHDSSWHFFSPVLESDLQFINS